A single region of the Borrelia hermsii DAH genome encodes:
- a CDS encoding peptidylprolyl isomerase, with product MRKRVRDAKEIISKVDFNDKRVGLWGLLALILIVFGFIIAPLMPGLFDTTDSSNLKFGSYKGQPIYYEKGNKLAQYVNSYSNFYSKLKKDNNLDIEYFIWNLAFMKYVEDIAFLDLAKTNSFYVSKNILNKNLMNSPVYLDSSGNFSPKRYNKVSDYQKFKIHSESVENLLSSNMQIFLSSSFILPDSIPNAIKSMSEARKNVAYVELSYQDFPKDEVSSYAEQNQKLFKSLDIVSIRFKNLKDAGDAYEKLSKGMPFEEVAKFFSEDVTNFKGVASSRKYYFDLDLMLEKKEDLAAIFSLKMNEFTSPIKSKNGNEYEIYKALSNIYDFDKNSEHDINSVRNYIETYEPNVIETFLENKLNGVLSEINSDGAQQVLKKHNLALKEDTVNLAYNMNVYPSTLKELSNFSNSKDFYDIIFDLKEGQWSKPFLADHRVYLFSLRPSVNYSVSDNNLIKEDRIFDSLYQANTKLVIDYVLNKNNFKENFNEAFFSLQDFGLKTSN from the coding sequence ATGCGTAAGAGAGTAAGAGATGCAAAAGAAATTATATCCAAAGTTGATTTTAATGATAAAAGGGTTGGGCTATGGGGGCTTTTAGCGCTTATCTTAATTGTATTTGGGTTTATTATTGCACCCTTAATGCCAGGTTTATTTGATACTACTGATTCATCTAATTTAAAATTTGGATCTTATAAAGGGCAACCAATTTATTATGAAAAAGGTAATAAATTGGCTCAATATGTTAATTCTTACTCAAATTTTTATTCTAAATTAAAAAAAGATAACAATCTTGATATAGAATATTTTATTTGGAACTTGGCTTTTATGAAATATGTTGAAGATATTGCCTTTCTTGATTTGGCAAAGACTAATAGCTTCTATGTTTCAAAAAATATTTTGAATAAAAATTTAATGAACTCTCCTGTGTACTTAGACTCTAGTGGTAATTTTAGTCCCAAGAGATACAATAAAGTTTCTGATTATCAAAAGTTTAAAATTCATAGTGAATCAGTAGAAAACTTACTCTCTTCAAACATGCAAATTTTCTTAAGCAGCAGCTTTATATTGCCAGATTCTATCCCGAATGCTATTAAAAGTATGAGCGAAGCTAGAAAGAATGTTGCGTATGTTGAACTTTCATATCAAGATTTTCCTAAAGATGAGGTCAGCTCTTATGCTGAGCAGAACCAAAAGTTGTTTAAGAGTTTAGATATTGTTTCTATTCGGTTTAAAAATTTAAAGGATGCTGGTGATGCTTATGAGAAATTATCTAAGGGCATGCCTTTTGAAGAGGTTGCTAAATTTTTTTCCGAAGATGTTACTAATTTTAAAGGCGTTGCTTCTTCTAGAAAATATTATTTTGATTTGGATCTTATGCTTGAGAAAAAGGAGGATCTTGCTGCAATTTTTTCTTTGAAGATGAATGAATTTACCAGTCCTATTAAATCTAAGAATGGAAATGAATATGAGATATACAAAGCATTAAGCAATATTTATGATTTTGATAAAAATTCAGAGCATGATATTAATTCTGTTAGGAATTACATAGAAACTTATGAACCAAATGTTATTGAGACTTTTCTTGAGAATAAGCTTAATGGTGTTTTGAGTGAAATTAATTCTGATGGAGCGCAACAAGTTTTAAAAAAACATAATTTGGCATTAAAAGAAGATACCGTTAATCTTGCTTATAATATGAATGTTTATCCTAGTACTTTAAAGGAACTCTCAAATTTTAGCAATAGTAAGGATTTCTATGATATCATTTTTGATTTGAAAGAAGGTCAATGGTCTAAGCCTTTTTTAGCAGATCACAGAGTTTATTTATTTTCTTTGCGTCCAAGTGTTAATTATTCTGTTAGTGATAATAATTTAATTAAAGAGGATCGTATTTTTGATAGTCTTTATCAGGCGAATACTAAGTTAGTGATAGATTATGTTTTGAATAAAAATAATTTTAAGGAAAATTTTAATGAGGCATTTTTTTCTTTGCAGGATTTTGGTTTAAAGACCAGCAATTAG
- a CDS encoding CheR family methyltransferase → MTHMHSGFNIKINQEELSRLTKIIYNNFGINLNEKKKLLIESRLSSIIKAKNLSSFTEYINYLENQKNQISLIELVDKISTNHTYFFREPNHFEFLENKLLPKMLKQMMQSEEEIRIWSAGCSSGEEAYTIAMILNEYIDNNKIHCKVKILATDISITVLNEAKRGIYPEDRVKTLPKHLKNKYLNKLTNNKFEVKDILKKMIQFKKLNLMNEFFPFKKKFDLIFCRNVMIYFDEKTRNKLAEKFNQHLKNDSYLFIGHSETIRGNKNLEYIMPATYKKIN, encoded by the coding sequence ATGACGCATATGCACAGTGGATTTAATATCAAAATAAATCAAGAAGAACTTAGTAGGCTCACCAAAATAATTTATAATAATTTCGGTATTAATCTTAACGAGAAAAAAAAATTATTAATTGAAAGCCGATTATCATCAATAATCAAAGCAAAAAATTTGAGCAGTTTTACAGAATACATTAATTACTTAGAAAATCAAAAAAATCAAATATCTTTAATAGAATTAGTGGATAAAATATCAACAAATCACACTTATTTTTTTAGAGAACCTAATCATTTTGAATTTCTTGAGAACAAACTTTTACCCAAAATGCTTAAACAAATGATGCAATCAGAAGAAGAAATTAGAATATGGTCAGCTGGATGTTCAAGTGGAGAAGAAGCATATACAATTGCAATGATATTAAACGAATACATAGACAATAACAAAATCCACTGCAAAGTAAAAATCCTAGCAACAGATATTTCAATTACTGTTCTTAATGAAGCTAAACGGGGAATTTATCCAGAAGATCGGGTAAAAACACTTCCAAAACATCTAAAAAACAAATATTTAAATAAACTTACAAATAATAAATTTGAAGTCAAAGACATACTTAAAAAAATGATTCAATTTAAAAAATTGAATCTAATGAATGAATTTTTTCCATTCAAGAAAAAATTTGATTTAATCTTTTGCAGAAATGTAATGATTTATTTTGATGAAAAAACTAGGAATAAACTTGCTGAAAAATTCAATCAACATTTAAAAAATGATTCTTATTTATTCATTGGTCATTCAGAAACAATTAGGGGCAATAAAAATTTAGAGTACATCATGCCAGCAACATACAAAAAAATCAATTAA
- the phoU gene encoding phosphate signaling complex protein PhoU produces the protein MIRRKLTKQLEVIKDYLWDMKECVLKIIENSLIALESRDKNLAKKIINEDEKMIDDYQYDIEDLCGRIIATEHPVATELREILAIIKIISSLERIADHSTKIVKVVLLLESNEGDFSSVDIYQKPLREMADTAKDMLANIFDAYFDGDFIKILKIVKYDNIIDKLFSKQRTVVIDAMKNNPENLDYLLNILFLNSFLERVGDHVATIGELLYFVKVGEKVNLT, from the coding sequence ATGATTAGGCGTAAACTTACTAAACAACTTGAAGTTATTAAAGATTATCTTTGGGATATGAAGGAGTGTGTTCTTAAAATAATAGAAAACTCGTTAATAGCTTTGGAATCTAGAGACAAAAATTTGGCTAAAAAGATTATTAATGAAGATGAAAAAATGATAGACGATTATCAATATGATATTGAGGATTTATGTGGACGAATAATCGCTACTGAGCACCCTGTTGCTACTGAACTTAGAGAAATTTTGGCAATTATTAAAATAATTAGCTCTCTTGAACGTATTGCGGATCATTCTACTAAAATTGTAAAGGTTGTACTCCTTTTAGAATCTAATGAAGGGGATTTTTCTTCGGTTGACATTTATCAGAAGCCTTTAAGGGAAATGGCAGACACAGCAAAAGATATGCTTGCAAATATTTTTGATGCTTACTTTGATGGAGATTTTATTAAAATACTTAAAATAGTAAAGTACGACAATATTATAGATAAACTATTTTCAAAGCAAAGAACGGTTGTAATTGATGCGATGAAAAATAATCCAGAGAATTTAGATTATCTTTTAAATATACTATTTTTAAATAGTTTTTTAGAAAGAGTTGGAGACCATGTTGCAACGATAGGTGAGTTACTTTATTTTGTTAAAGTAGGAGAGAAAGTAAATCTGACTTAA
- a CDS encoding AAA family ATPase, with product MFLEKIGLLGFKSFVKMQELKLNSSLNFIVGPNGCGKSNLLDAIRFCIGEDNLSILRVKYITDLISAAKSGESNFAEVTLFFNNEDLSVSDFRDRFYIRRRLYKDGTSEYFLNDDTLNLKSYMSLINKLRLKNSPYMFINQGKIERISSSGNINLKSLIEEASGIDMLRVEEEQAYKRLEKSKENLNSLWILRDELNNKYEKIKNDFLLKGKYQNLKKDLEALEKNLRLKKLFNINFELNELKSKLDIKDIDKILSLNSFSIESVKEKLEFYSFREKNVIKNIEVIKKEIETLKSKLLEIEIKIQKLEHDRKGKLNLANIFMSNKAQIESVKVSINEELMNLNNSLQAKKKDFFDLTDEINRYTRSFFEIIDLVLSISKESNIEEFELLKKNIFNALKSFEDTLSIKYIKEIRENLLKYIVKEDKLLNLLKEKIEPIFEQNVDLRKFLLSKNNSKASLAKEITTIEALVSDKTIKLNEILGEIEYTELSRLKNEDEIKLIDSNLKFLFETRDELMERLNNLNLKLDELSLERSDINVNLDKFLSEAKGNELVASNEINSLNLLDAFKNSSYYEYMKKQAEYDVLFNSSLDIEDEIKDFNRVNKNLEKFELTEDMAKIDALQKEINVIEHNNYIFFNVEREYNEIKEKVEKIGLQIDDLNLTKESLNKLRRKIKREIDKRFNDAFGEINNHFIYFFSRMFKGNGSLFYDKDLGEIEIKINFKDKLAKRNKMLSGGEHSLISIVFLFALYYYSPASFCVLDEIDASLDFENSNKLSGLLKELGQKVQLLIITHNMYVAQGSKNLIGVTSDNGESVIFNI from the coding sequence TTGTTTTTAGAAAAAATAGGCCTTTTAGGCTTTAAATCTTTTGTTAAAATGCAAGAACTAAAATTAAATAGTAGTTTAAATTTTATTGTTGGGCCTAATGGTTGTGGGAAAAGTAATTTATTAGATGCAATTCGTTTTTGTATAGGGGAGGATAATTTAAGTATTTTAAGAGTTAAATATATTACAGATTTGATTTCTGCTGCTAAGTCAGGAGAATCAAATTTTGCGGAGGTGACTCTTTTCTTTAATAATGAAGATTTGTCTGTTAGTGATTTTAGGGATAGATTTTACATTAGAAGAAGGCTTTATAAAGATGGCACAAGTGAATATTTTTTGAATGATGATACTTTAAATCTTAAAAGTTATATGAGCCTTATCAATAAGTTAAGGTTAAAGAATTCACCCTATATGTTTATTAATCAAGGTAAAATTGAAAGAATTTCTTCAAGTGGAAATATTAATTTGAAATCTTTAATAGAAGAGGCGAGTGGAATAGATATGCTTAGAGTTGAAGAAGAGCAGGCATATAAGAGATTGGAAAAGTCCAAAGAAAACTTAAATTCTCTTTGGATTTTAAGGGATGAGTTAAATAATAAATATGAGAAGATTAAAAATGATTTTTTGCTTAAGGGTAAGTATCAAAACTTAAAAAAAGATTTAGAGGCATTGGAAAAGAACTTACGATTAAAAAAACTCTTTAATATTAATTTTGAGTTGAATGAACTTAAGAGCAAATTAGATATTAAGGATATAGATAAGATTTTATCTTTAAATAGCTTTTCTATTGAAAGTGTTAAAGAAAAGTTAGAATTTTATTCTTTTAGAGAAAAGAATGTTATTAAAAATATTGAGGTAATTAAAAAGGAAATTGAAACTTTAAAATCTAAATTACTTGAAATAGAGATCAAAATTCAAAAATTAGAACATGACAGAAAAGGAAAATTAAATTTAGCAAATATTTTTATGAGCAATAAGGCACAAATTGAATCAGTAAAGGTTAGCATAAATGAAGAACTAATGAATTTGAATAATTCTCTTCAAGCTAAGAAGAAAGATTTTTTTGATCTCACTGATGAGATCAATAGGTATACTAGGAGTTTTTTTGAAATTATTGATTTAGTCTTATCAATTTCTAAGGAGAGTAACATAGAAGAATTTGAACTACTAAAGAAAAATATTTTTAATGCTTTAAAGTCTTTTGAAGATACCTTAAGCATAAAATATATTAAAGAGATTAGGGAAAATTTGCTTAAATATATAGTCAAGGAAGATAAGCTTTTAAATTTATTAAAGGAAAAAATTGAACCTATATTTGAGCAAAATGTCGATTTAAGAAAATTTTTGCTTTCAAAAAATAATTCTAAGGCTAGTCTTGCAAAGGAAATTACTACTATTGAGGCTTTGGTATCAGATAAAACTATAAAATTAAACGAGATATTAGGAGAGATTGAATATACAGAACTTTCTAGACTTAAGAATGAAGATGAGATTAAATTAATAGATAGTAATTTAAAATTTTTATTTGAAACTAGGGATGAGCTTATGGAAAGGCTTAATAATTTGAACTTAAAATTAGACGAATTAAGTTTGGAGAGAAGTGATATTAATGTTAATTTGGATAAATTTTTAAGTGAAGCTAAGGGTAATGAATTGGTTGCTAGTAATGAGATTAATTCTTTAAATTTGTTAGATGCTTTTAAAAATTCATCTTATTATGAATATATGAAAAAACAGGCGGAATATGACGTTTTGTTTAATTCTAGTTTAGATATTGAGGATGAGATAAAAGATTTTAATCGTGTTAATAAGAATTTGGAAAAGTTTGAACTTACAGAAGATATGGCAAAAATAGATGCTTTACAAAAAGAAATCAATGTTATTGAACATAATAATTATATTTTCTTTAATGTTGAGAGAGAATATAATGAGATAAAAGAAAAGGTTGAGAAAATAGGTCTGCAAATAGATGATTTAAACTTGACTAAGGAATCTCTAAATAAGCTGAGGAGAAAAATAAAGAGGGAAATTGATAAAAGATTTAATGATGCTTTTGGTGAGATTAATAACCATTTTATTTATTTTTTTAGTCGAATGTTTAAGGGCAATGGGAGTCTTTTTTATGATAAGGACTTAGGTGAGATAGAAATCAAAATAAACTTTAAAGATAAGTTAGCTAAGAGGAATAAAATGCTTTCTGGGGGAGAACATTCTTTAATTAGCATAGTATTTTTATTTGCTTTGTATTATTATTCTCCAGCTTCATTTTGTGTGCTTGATGAAATAGATGCTTCTCTTGATTTTGAGAATAGTAACAAACTTTCAGGGCTTTTAAAGGAGCTTGGGCAGAAAGTTCAATTGTTGATAATAACTCATAATATGTATGTTGCACAAGGAAGTAAAAATTTAATCGGTGTTACTAGTGATAATGGAGAAAGTGTAATATTTAATATATAA
- a CDS encoding ribonuclease HII: MICGIDEVGRGCIFGPVLSAAVIFKGNPNFLNELDDSKKLKKAKREYLSSLILENSYYAFAEVSNETIDKINIHHASLLAMQIAYEKLDINCDLVLVDGKFIPKIKAKKIQAIIKGDSIINEIKAASIIAKVQRDKLMDEYNKIYPLYALNKNKGYPTKEHKEAIKKHGISNLHRRSFKFI, encoded by the coding sequence ATGATTTGTGGAATTGATGAAGTTGGACGAGGTTGCATCTTTGGACCTGTTCTTAGTGCAGCTGTTATTTTTAAAGGAAATCCTAATTTTTTAAATGAATTAGATGATTCAAAAAAACTTAAAAAAGCAAAAAGAGAATATCTCTCATCATTAATACTTGAAAACTCATATTATGCGTTTGCAGAAGTATCTAATGAAACCATTGATAAAATCAATATTCATCATGCTTCGCTTCTTGCAATGCAAATTGCATATGAAAAGTTAGACATAAACTGTGATTTGGTACTTGTGGACGGAAAATTTATTCCAAAAATAAAAGCTAAAAAAATTCAAGCAATAATTAAAGGAGATTCTATTATTAATGAAATAAAAGCAGCATCAATCATTGCAAAAGTACAAAGAGACAAATTGATGGATGAATACAATAAAATTTACCCCCTATATGCACTTAACAAAAACAAAGGATATCCAACAAAGGAACATAAAGAGGCAATAAAAAAACATGGAATTTCAAATCTTCACAGAAGAAGTTTTAAGTTCATTTAA
- a CDS encoding DUF3276 family protein codes for MGERGEVYSDKLFTNSDRTYFFNVKENRKGDYFLNIVESKRNVNGDFERHSVFVYEENIEEFESNLLRAISVIKKKISENSIARREYHNDFDRHSERIKNNNLSFDRNYRLSGRPRNGDN; via the coding sequence ATGGGCGAGAGAGGGGAAGTATATTCTGATAAGTTATTTACAAATTCTGATAGAACTTATTTTTTTAATGTCAAAGAAAATAGGAAGGGTGATTATTTTTTGAATATTGTAGAGAGCAAGAGAAATGTTAATGGAGATTTTGAGAGACATTCGGTTTTTGTTTATGAAGAGAATATTGAAGAATTTGAGTCAAATTTGTTAAGAGCAATTTCTGTAATTAAGAAAAAGATTTCTGAGAATTCGATTGCAAGAAGGGAGTATCATAATGATTTTGACCGCCATAGTGAAAGAATTAAAAATAATAATCTTAGTTTTGATAGGAATTATCGTTTATCAGGAAGACCTAGAAATGGAGATAATTAA
- a CDS encoding queuosine precursor transporter codes for MNNEILWCIMLICTYLILLIMYKFFGKKGLFAWVTSSVIIANIQVLKQITIFGFNATLGNIIYASSYVATDILSEFYGRETSKKAVYIGFMGFIAFAFITNIQLYFSTNSFDIYLTSLESIFSSIPILLAASIIAYIISQLNDIYLYQFIKDKFPKFIFIRSNGSTLVSELIDTIIFVSIATYFNIFSKEAYLDIIISTYLIKGAAGILGTPFIYIAKCIYQNKKTSI; via the coding sequence TTGAATAACGAAATTCTATGGTGCATTATGTTAATTTGTACCTATTTAATTCTACTTATTATGTACAAGTTTTTTGGGAAAAAAGGATTATTCGCATGGGTAACATCATCTGTAATTATTGCAAACATTCAAGTTTTAAAGCAAATTACAATATTTGGATTTAATGCCACCCTTGGTAATATTATTTACGCATCATCATATGTTGCAACAGATATTCTATCAGAATTTTATGGTCGCGAAACCTCAAAAAAAGCAGTTTATATTGGATTTATGGGATTTATAGCATTTGCCTTCATCACAAATATTCAACTTTATTTTTCAACAAATAGTTTTGATATATATTTAACAAGCTTAGAAAGTATTTTCTCTTCAATTCCAATTCTATTAGCTGCATCAATTATAGCGTACATAATATCTCAACTAAATGACATATACCTATATCAATTTATTAAAGACAAATTTCCAAAATTCATATTTATACGAAGTAACGGCTCAACATTAGTAAGCGAACTTATAGATACAATAATTTTCGTAAGCATTGCAACATATTTCAATATATTTTCAAAAGAAGCTTACTTAGATATAATAATTTCCACATATCTCATTAAAGGAGCTGCTGGTATCCTCGGAACTCCATTCATCTACATTGCAAAATGTATATATCAAAACAAAAAAACTTCAATATGA
- a CDS encoding queuosine precursor transporter — MIDIILWITLLAFVYLQLTLLYYLFGKSGLFCFNIIMTILSNLIILKKVVIFEQQMSLSGITFLSILCSLNLITEKYNEQSAIKSITLNMLIHITFVIMMHFTLHFQQNEFDTSNIHLKILFYNASYISIIFTGTYIIYLCNYVNIKIYSILQKNHVNNKWINHNLSRLCSSCIAYMLANISMHVIAQLYPGKNINMVESSWIFTIIIMLIDTLIYYFLNTMKVKKT; from the coding sequence ATGATAGATATAATTTTATGGATAACTTTACTCGCATTTGTGTACCTACAATTAACATTATTGTACTATCTATTCGGAAAATCGGGTCTTTTTTGTTTTAACATCATTATGACAATACTTTCAAATCTTATTATATTAAAAAAAGTGGTTATATTCGAACAGCAAATGAGCTTATCGGGAATAACATTTCTCTCAATTCTTTGCTCATTAAACCTGATTACAGAAAAATATAATGAGCAATCAGCAATAAAGTCCATAACATTAAACATGCTTATACACATAACTTTTGTAATAATGATGCATTTTACATTACATTTTCAACAAAATGAATTTGATACTTCTAACATACATTTAAAAATATTATTTTACAATGCTTCTTATATTTCAATAATTTTCACTGGAACGTATATTATATATCTATGTAATTATGTTAATATAAAAATATATTCTATACTACAAAAGAATCATGTAAACAATAAATGGATAAATCATAATTTGTCAAGACTATGCTCCTCGTGTATAGCTTACATGTTAGCTAATATTTCAATGCATGTAATAGCACAATTATACCCTGGCAAGAATATTAATATGGTGGAAAGTTCATGGATTTTTACCATCATAATTATGCTCATTGATACTCTAATCTATTATTTCCTAAATACTATGAAAGTCAAAAAAACTTAA
- a CDS encoding TrmH family RNA methyltransferase translates to MSDDTFKRIAILSEFITQKRRERINEVLNNRTNYLTLVLEDIFQPQNASATMRTIEILGLSNIHIIETNNKYTLNPGVVLGASKWIDIIKYKCVKAAFDNLKGNGYKIVATSLDNKAISLEDFPIDAKLAIFFGTELTGLSHSVLENADLHLKIPMYGFTQSYNLSVAVAIVFYSLISRLKKSSIRYLLDEDEKLVLKLDYYRKIIKNYQAIEELKFF, encoded by the coding sequence GTGAGCGATGATACATTTAAGAGAATAGCAATTCTGTCTGAATTTATCACTCAGAAAAGGCGAGAGAGAATAAATGAAGTGCTAAATAATCGAACAAATTATTTAACACTTGTTCTTGAAGATATTTTCCAACCTCAAAATGCAAGTGCTACAATGCGTACAATTGAAATTTTGGGACTTAGTAATATTCATATTATTGAGACTAATAATAAATATACTTTAAATCCAGGTGTTGTTCTTGGTGCTTCAAAATGGATAGATATAATTAAATATAAATGTGTTAAGGCTGCATTTGATAATCTGAAGGGTAATGGATATAAAATAGTAGCTACATCTTTAGATAATAAGGCTATATCCCTTGAAGATTTTCCAATTGATGCTAAGTTGGCAATATTTTTTGGAACGGAATTAACAGGACTTAGTCATTCGGTCTTAGAAAATGCTGATTTGCATTTAAAAATACCAATGTATGGCTTTACGCAAAGCTATAATCTTTCTGTTGCTGTTGCGATAGTCTTTTATTCATTGATTAGTCGTTTAAAAAAAAGTTCTATTAGGTATTTATTAGATGAAGATGAGAAGTTGGTTTTAAAACTTGATTATTATAGAAAAATTATAAAAAACTATCAGGCTATTGAAGAACTTAAGTTTTTTTGA
- the ung gene encoding uracil-DNA glycosylase, with protein sequence MEVKIEESWKEILKAEFCKGYFKRLVNFIKNEYKTKKGKIFPPPKLIFNAFDSLPFKDIKVVILGQDPYHGKRQANGLAFSVNSDIKIPPSLQNIFKEIERSLKIQTIPNGDLTRWATQGVFLLNSILTVEESRPSSHKDIGWEIFTNEVIKIISKNLNNIVFMLWGNFARGKKELIDASRHLILETSHPSPYSAHNGFLGSNHFSQALRYLKEHNKSPIDFQ encoded by the coding sequence GTGGAAGTAAAAATCGAAGAATCTTGGAAAGAAATATTAAAAGCTGAATTTTGCAAAGGATATTTCAAAAGACTTGTAAATTTCATAAAAAATGAATATAAAACTAAAAAGGGTAAAATATTTCCACCTCCAAAGTTAATATTCAATGCATTTGATTCTTTGCCATTTAAAGACATAAAAGTAGTAATACTCGGGCAAGATCCGTATCATGGTAAAAGACAGGCTAATGGTTTAGCCTTTTCTGTTAATTCAGATATCAAAATACCTCCATCACTACAAAATATTTTTAAAGAAATAGAGAGAAGTTTAAAAATTCAAACTATTCCAAACGGAGACCTAACACGATGGGCAACGCAAGGCGTATTTTTACTAAATTCAATATTAACAGTAGAAGAAAGCCGTCCATCATCTCACAAAGACATTGGTTGGGAAATTTTTACAAACGAAGTAATAAAAATTATTTCAAAAAACCTAAATAATATTGTGTTTATGTTATGGGGTAATTTTGCAAGAGGAAAAAAAGAATTGATAGATGCATCAAGACATTTAATTCTTGAAACAAGTCATCCATCCCCTTATTCCGCACATAATGGCTTTTTAGGATCAAATCACTTTAGTCAAGCTTTAAGATATCTAAAAGAACACAATAAAAGTCCAATAGACTTTCAATAA
- the secG gene encoding preprotein translocase subunit SecG has translation MELFRFLIFVFFIITSFMIILLVLFQDEQGDGIGGVFGGGSSSIFGAKSSNIAIRITAFFITLFFIFVIALSFINTKRVDNSLLRDVKIDEKSSTFWNDDIKQDKDTLDEDTSDKEK, from the coding sequence TTGGAGTTATTTAGATTTTTAATATTTGTTTTTTTTATTATTACTTCATTTATGATTATCTTGTTAGTGTTATTTCAAGATGAACAAGGTGATGGTATTGGAGGGGTGTTTGGAGGTGGTAGTTCTTCTATTTTTGGGGCAAAATCTTCAAATATTGCGATAAGAATTACAGCATTTTTTATTACGCTTTTTTTTATTTTTGTGATTGCATTGTCTTTTATTAATACCAAAAGAGTTGATAATAGTTTGTTAAGAGATGTTAAGATAGATGAAAAAAGTTCAACATTTTGGAACGATGACATAAAGCAAGATAAAGATACTCTTGATGAGGATACTTCAGATAAAGAAAAATAA
- the tpiA gene encoding triose-phosphate isomerase translates to MRKMFLAGNWKMHYTSVEAAGVAKQIVDGVQNINDDVVIMITPAFTSLCKVCEVTKGSNVLLGAQNMSYENSGARTSEISPSMLLEFGVDYVILGHSECRTYLGDTDEVINKKILAGLKHPFKYLILCIGETLSERENNKTLDVVLNQIRRGLMSVSESDLKRIILAYEPVWAIGTGKTATKEEAQEVHRAIRLEIESLYSTSAADDIIIQYGGSVNVDNVGGLMGENDIDGALIGGASLKADSFLNIVNKVAK, encoded by the coding sequence ATGAGAAAGATGTTTTTAGCTGGAAACTGGAAAATGCACTATACAAGTGTAGAGGCTGCAGGTGTTGCAAAACAAATTGTAGACGGAGTACAAAATATTAATGATGATGTTGTGATTATGATAACACCCGCATTTACGTCTCTTTGTAAAGTTTGCGAAGTTACTAAGGGAAGTAATGTTCTTCTTGGTGCTCAAAATATGTCTTATGAGAATAGTGGAGCAAGAACAAGTGAAATTTCACCTTCTATGCTTTTAGAATTTGGAGTTGATTACGTAATACTTGGTCATTCTGAATGTAGGACTTATCTTGGAGATACTGATGAAGTAATAAATAAGAAAATTCTTGCAGGACTTAAACATCCATTTAAATATTTAATTCTTTGTATTGGGGAAACTCTTTCGGAGAGAGAAAATAATAAAACCTTAGATGTTGTTTTAAATCAAATTAGAAGAGGCTTAATGTCTGTTTCTGAATCTGATCTTAAGCGAATAATTTTAGCTTATGAGCCTGTGTGGGCAATTGGAACTGGAAAAACCGCAACAAAAGAAGAGGCACAAGAGGTTCACAGGGCAATTAGACTTGAGATTGAATCATTGTATTCAACCTCAGCAGCAGATGACATTATTATTCAGTATGGTGGTTCTGTTAATGTTGATAATGTGGGAGGCCTTATGGGGGAAAATGACATTGATGGAGCGTTGATTGGTGGTGCATCTTTAAAGGCCGATTCATTTTTGAATATAGTTAATAAGGTGGCCAAATAG